Proteins encoded together in one Solanum lycopersicum chromosome 7, SLM_r2.1 window:
- the TCP10 gene encoding TCP transcription factor 10 yields MKSATGGGEIVQVEGGHILRSTGRKDRHSKVYTAKGPRDRRVRLAAHTAIQFYDVQDRLGYDRPSKAVDWLIKKAKNAIDKLDELPPWNPNQIPGNTTEADALVLKQQPEYQLQRELEENNQSRVNNSSNSYLMQGGSGGGGGGGEVQQQSLGDTMKAFFPMNSGTSLMNFQNYPHEIMPRSSLQNEDLGLSLHTTFHRASTSSHHHEDDHSTLFSNQNFEANYPRMASWNLLPQTFFNQNANNAFTQREPLQSNFSHLINHHANWEERPLMNGLIPNQVEISNNSRHFTTDFQVPARIHGEHHDSASPNAHH; encoded by the coding sequence ATGAAGAGCGCAACTGGAGGAGGAGAGATAGTACAAGTTGAAGGAGGTCATATTCTCCGGTCTACCGGTAGAAAAGACCGGCATAGTAAAGTTTATACGGCGAAAGGACCGAGAGACCGGAGGGTCCGGTTAGCTGCTCATACAGCGATTCAATTTTACGATGTTCAAGACCGATTGGGTTATGACCGGCCTAGTAAGGCGGTGGATTGGCTCATCAAAAAGGCGAAAAATGCTATTGATAAGTTAGATGAGTTACCTCCTTGGAATCCGAATCAGATTCCAGGGAATACCACTGAAGCTGATGCTCTGGTGTTGAAGCAACAACCGGAGTATCAGCTTCAGAGGGAATTAGAAGAAAATAACCAAAGTCGGGTTAATAATTCTTCTAATTCCTACCTGATGCAAGGCGGTAGCGGTGGTggtggaggaggaggagaagtaCAACAACAATCACTAGGTGATACTATGAAAGCATTTTTCCCTATGAATTCGGGAACTTCGCTTATGAATTTTCAAAACTACCCACATGAAATAATGCCAAGATCTTCGTTACAAAACGAAGATCTTGGCTTATCTCTTCACACAACTTTTCATAGAGCTTCAACTTCTAGTCATCATCATGAGGATGACCATTCTACCCTTttctcaaatcaaaattttgaagcaAATTATCCAAGAATGGCTAGTTGGAATTTATTACCACAAACATTTTTCAATCAAAATGCTAATAATGCATTTACTCAAAGGGAACCCCTTCAGTCCAATTTTTCACATTTGATTAATCATCATGCTAATTGGGAAGAAAGGCCATTAATGAATGGATTAATTCCTAATCAGGTAGAAATTAGCAATAATAGCAGACATTTTACTACTGATTTTCAAGTGCCAGCTAGGATCCATGGTGAACATCATGACTCTGCTTCTCCTAATGCTCATCATTAA